Proteins found in one Pirellulales bacterium genomic segment:
- a CDS encoding VWA domain-containing protein: MMRTLTSMLMFATVVAVVVALVGFASAANTPNPAGIAAAPESGSLGGPLDSASRVRYESSRVQSFTEWWQMPVLVLACVLVLAFVASMYRRDSVELKRGIGILLALLRLVAFAGLLLVFLDIQKRTETKVVHRSRVLLLVDTSLSMARVDADNAGSARRIEQVTGALRDTALLESIRQHHDVAVLKFDSTAQTIATLPKVSSAGKAAAAGNSSRSDDDTASAGPAIDWPAALEPHGAETRLGTVVKAILDEHRGAPISAVVVFTDGAQNAGAEIGAAIKAAQEAKVPVHAIGIGSPKQPTGVRVADLIAPARAYPGDGFPITGYLQSRGLAGRQVTVELQVLDAANQEKSNEAAIELSQHVTLRGDADVEPVKFDVPGLESAGRRIVRLRIKPISDDTDLLDNEQEVDVDVVDRKSRVLLFAGGPSRDYQFLRNMLRRSELAKKGDMIVDVLLQSAQEGVSQDANQILDNFPRTTQELGEYDTIVAFDPDWRELDLAQIELLEKWVGEQSGGLIAIAGPVYTDAWVQEAAMSTLRSLYPVEFNRSLLLDAGRYGSEQPWPLEFTREGLEAEFLWLDDDAVASQEVWNSFDGVYGYYRARGTKPGATTYAYYSDPEAATGDRKPIYFAGHFYGSGRVFFMGSGEIYRLRELDDRYFDTFYTKLIRHVSQGRLLRGSKLGSLLVERDRYVVGNTVIVKAQLSTPAQQPLEVPSVPLHVTQRDRVPQTVALMADPARKGMYGGQFTVTQEGECRLALIHPDAPEEPLTKRLQVLMPKLEQENPQRNDKLLKELTDGTGGELYLGVPSAIGAQSVKPLVAQLQDRTQETYIAGRKDRDWEEQWMHMLLAFIAGCLCLEWIVRRLCRLA; this comes from the coding sequence ATGATGCGCACGCTAACATCGATGCTGATGTTCGCGACCGTTGTGGCGGTTGTCGTTGCACTGGTCGGTTTTGCCAGCGCTGCGAATACGCCGAATCCTGCTGGAATAGCCGCTGCTCCCGAGAGTGGATCGCTCGGCGGCCCGCTCGACTCGGCCAGCCGCGTGCGGTATGAATCGAGCCGCGTGCAGAGTTTCACCGAATGGTGGCAGATGCCGGTGCTGGTGCTGGCCTGCGTACTGGTGCTGGCATTTGTCGCGTCCATGTACCGCCGCGACAGCGTCGAGTTGAAGCGGGGCATCGGCATTTTGCTCGCGCTGTTGCGATTAGTCGCGTTCGCCGGTTTATTGCTGGTATTTCTCGACATTCAAAAGCGAACCGAAACAAAAGTCGTCCACCGTTCGCGCGTGCTGCTGCTCGTCGATACCAGTTTGAGCATGGCCCGCGTCGATGCCGACAACGCAGGCAGCGCGCGGCGCATCGAGCAAGTCACCGGGGCCCTGCGCGACACCGCGTTGCTCGAATCGATCCGCCAGCATCACGATGTCGCGGTGCTCAAGTTCGACTCGACCGCTCAGACCATCGCAACGCTGCCCAAAGTGTCCAGCGCAGGCAAAGCGGCTGCGGCAGGCAATTCATCTCGCTCCGACGATGACACCGCCAGCGCAGGGCCAGCGATCGACTGGCCAGCGGCGCTTGAGCCACACGGCGCCGAAACTCGGCTGGGAACCGTGGTCAAGGCAATCCTCGACGAGCATCGCGGTGCACCGATTTCAGCGGTCGTGGTATTCACCGATGGCGCGCAAAACGCCGGTGCAGAGATCGGCGCCGCCATCAAAGCCGCCCAAGAGGCCAAAGTTCCCGTGCATGCCATCGGCATCGGTTCGCCGAAACAGCCGACCGGCGTACGGGTGGCCGATTTGATTGCGCCGGCGCGGGCGTATCCTGGAGATGGCTTTCCAATCACCGGCTATTTACAGTCGCGCGGCCTTGCCGGCCGGCAAGTAACGGTCGAACTGCAAGTGCTCGATGCGGCCAACCAAGAGAAATCAAACGAAGCGGCAATCGAGCTTTCGCAGCACGTAACCCTGCGCGGCGATGCCGACGTGGAACCAGTGAAGTTCGACGTTCCCGGGCTAGAATCGGCCGGCCGTCGTATCGTGCGATTGCGAATCAAGCCGATCAGCGACGACACTGATTTATTGGACAACGAGCAGGAAGTAGACGTCGACGTGGTCGATCGCAAAAGCCGGGTGTTGCTGTTCGCAGGCGGACCGTCGCGCGATTATCAATTCCTTCGTAATATGCTCCGCCGCAGTGAGCTGGCGAAAAAGGGAGACATGATTGTCGACGTATTGCTGCAAAGCGCGCAAGAAGGCGTTTCGCAGGATGCGAACCAGATCCTCGACAACTTCCCCCGCACGACGCAGGAACTGGGCGAATACGACACAATCGTGGCATTTGATCCCGATTGGCGGGAACTCGATCTAGCACAGATCGAGTTGCTCGAAAAATGGGTGGGCGAACAATCGGGCGGACTGATCGCCATCGCCGGTCCGGTCTACACCGATGCCTGGGTTCAAGAAGCGGCCATGAGCACATTACGGTCGCTCTATCCAGTCGAGTTCAATCGCAGCTTGCTGCTGGATGCCGGCCGTTACGGGTCGGAACAACCCTGGCCGCTCGAATTCACGCGGGAAGGGCTGGAAGCGGAGTTCTTGTGGCTCGACGACGATGCCGTCGCCAGCCAGGAAGTTTGGAATTCGTTCGACGGCGTCTACGGCTACTATCGCGCACGCGGAACGAAGCCGGGTGCGACCACCTATGCCTACTATTCCGATCCCGAGGCAGCGACCGGCGATCGCAAGCCGATTTACTTCGCGGGGCATTTTTATGGTTCCGGCCGAGTGTTTTTCATGGGCAGCGGCGAGATCTATCGCCTCCGCGAACTGGACGATCGGTATTTCGACACGTTCTATACGAAACTGATTCGGCACGTTTCACAGGGCCGGCTACTGCGCGGCTCGAAGCTTGGCAGCCTGTTGGTCGAGCGCGACCGCTATGTCGTTGGCAACACCGTGATCGTCAAGGCGCAGCTCAGCACCCCGGCGCAGCAGCCACTGGAAGTGCCCAGCGTGCCATTGCACGTCACGCAGCGCGACAGAGTGCCGCAGACGGTCGCCCTTATGGCCGATCCGGCTCGCAAGGGCATGTATGGCGGACAGTTCACCGTCACCCAAGAAGGCGAATGTCGACTGGCGCTGATCCACCCCGATGCGCCCGAAGAGCCGCTTACCAAGCGATTACAAGTTTTGATGCCGAAACTCGAGCAGGAAAACCCTCAGCGCAACGATAAGCTGCTCAAGGAACTGACCGACGGCACCGGCGGCGAGTTGTATCTCGGCGTGCCGTCGGCCATCGGTGCTCAAAGCGTCAAACCGCTGGTAGCGCAATTACAAGACCGTACGCAGGAGACCTACATCGCCGGCCGCAAGGATCGCGATTGGGAAGAACAATGGATGCATATGCTGCTCGCTTTTATCGCCGGCTGCCTGTGCCTCGAGTGGATTGTGAGGCGACTTTGCCGCCTGGCGTAA
- a CDS encoding BatA domain-containing protein, with amino-acid sequence MPSFLYPLPLALVGGLIALPILIHLINMMRHRRVQWAAMEFLLVSQKRNRTWVMFKQLLLLLLRMAALAAVILVVTQPIVKSGLFGGGRQHHLVLLDDSFSMSDHWADKSAFDEAKQMIHRLAVQAAQQPARQELSLLRFSKANQTSHGTRYDLANESVDTGDFVKKLDQALEQIHCSQTSTGPAEALKTAVQLADERGDVESIVYLVSDFRAKDWSNPGELLKLLHKIEDVGGKLMLVNCVDASRPNLAISGLRPARGVRAAGVPLQVEVTVQNYSTVPATSVAVRLDEQGTQRPAIEIDKIEPGRSVTRQFEVRAPSSGQRRISAFLPADTIMLDNVRHSVIDFANGVPVLVIDGGLQSASAKDGDGYYVQSALSQPGPVPTGLRPRIEPPRFLDEHDLDEFPAVWLCNVDRLPAATIDKLTKFVESGGGLAIFVGENTSAQLLKQLYNDGNGLLPAPVEAPVPLLADQAQKSPDMQITNHPLFRIFAGDNNPFIKTVNISQYFAVKKGWKPAEGSTVNIVASARNGAPLVVEKKVGEGRVVAFLTTAGPRWNNWARGNPSFVVTMLELQSYISAGKQLETSRQVGVPWKISIDPKKYLDQVEFALPQEGTGDRVLVRAEPQPKGPAIAKLADTDYAGLYEATLTQRDSTQELLAVAYNVDAAEGDLNALSREQLKAVLPKLNPELLQVGDLFIDSSELQGSNLSQTILFALIFLLMGEQLLAYSASYHPARRQGGAA; translated from the coding sequence ATGCCTTCGTTTCTCTACCCGCTGCCGCTTGCCTTGGTCGGTGGATTGATCGCCTTGCCGATCTTGATCCATCTGATCAACATGATGCGACATCGGCGCGTGCAATGGGCGGCGATGGAGTTTTTGCTGGTCAGCCAGAAGCGCAACCGTACTTGGGTGATGTTCAAGCAGTTATTGCTGTTGCTGCTGCGGATGGCGGCGCTGGCGGCCGTGATCTTGGTGGTGACTCAACCGATTGTGAAAAGCGGGCTGTTCGGCGGCGGCCGGCAGCACCATCTTGTGCTGCTCGACGATAGCTTCTCGATGTCCGACCATTGGGCCGACAAATCGGCATTCGATGAAGCCAAGCAGATGATCCATCGCCTCGCCGTGCAAGCGGCCCAGCAGCCTGCGCGGCAAGAACTATCGCTGCTGCGGTTCTCGAAAGCCAACCAAACATCGCACGGCACTCGCTACGACCTGGCCAACGAATCCGTCGATACCGGCGATTTTGTAAAGAAACTCGATCAGGCCCTGGAACAAATTCACTGTTCGCAAACGTCGACCGGGCCGGCGGAGGCCCTCAAGACGGCCGTACAACTGGCCGACGAGCGCGGAGACGTGGAAAGCATCGTCTACCTGGTTTCCGATTTTCGCGCCAAAGATTGGAGTAATCCCGGCGAATTGCTGAAATTACTCCACAAGATCGAAGATGTCGGCGGCAAGTTGATGTTGGTCAACTGCGTCGATGCCAGCCGGCCGAATCTGGCAATCAGCGGCTTACGTCCGGCGCGCGGCGTTCGAGCCGCGGGCGTGCCACTGCAAGTAGAAGTCACGGTGCAAAACTACTCGACGGTGCCGGCGACGAGCGTTGCCGTTCGGCTCGATGAGCAAGGCACGCAGCGGCCGGCGATCGAGATCGACAAGATCGAACCGGGCCGCAGCGTTACGCGGCAGTTTGAAGTACGCGCGCCCAGCTCGGGGCAGCGTCGCATCTCCGCATTTTTGCCGGCCGACACGATTATGCTCGACAACGTGCGCCACTCGGTCATCGATTTTGCCAATGGCGTGCCAGTGCTCGTGATCGACGGCGGCTTGCAATCGGCCAGCGCCAAAGATGGCGACGGTTACTACGTGCAGTCGGCCCTGTCGCAACCCGGCCCGGTGCCGACGGGCTTGCGGCCGCGCATCGAACCGCCGCGGTTTTTGGACGAACACGATCTCGACGAATTTCCGGCGGTATGGCTGTGCAACGTCGATCGGCTGCCGGCGGCGACGATCGACAAGCTCACCAAATTCGTCGAGTCGGGGGGCGGTTTAGCCATTTTCGTTGGCGAGAACACCAGCGCGCAGTTGCTCAAGCAACTATACAACGATGGCAATGGTCTGCTCCCTGCGCCAGTTGAAGCCCCCGTGCCGCTGCTGGCCGATCAGGCACAGAAATCGCCGGATATGCAAATCACCAATCATCCGCTGTTTCGCATCTTTGCCGGCGACAACAATCCATTTATCAAGACGGTGAACATCAGCCAATATTTTGCGGTCAAGAAAGGCTGGAAGCCCGCGGAAGGCTCGACGGTGAACATTGTGGCGTCGGCGAGAAATGGCGCGCCGCTGGTCGTCGAAAAAAAGGTCGGCGAGGGGCGCGTCGTGGCGTTTCTGACGACAGCCGGGCCGCGCTGGAACAACTGGGCGCGCGGAAATCCGAGTTTCGTCGTCACGATGTTGGAATTGCAAAGCTACATCTCCGCCGGCAAGCAGCTTGAAACCTCGCGACAAGTGGGCGTGCCTTGGAAAATTTCCATCGATCCGAAGAAATATCTCGATCAAGTCGAATTTGCCTTGCCGCAAGAAGGCACAGGCGACAGGGTGTTGGTAAGAGCGGAGCCGCAGCCAAAAGGACCGGCGATCGCCAAACTTGCCGATACCGATTACGCCGGACTGTATGAGGCCACGTTAACTCAGCGCGACAGTACGCAGGAGTTGTTGGCGGTGGCGTACAACGTCGATGCCGCCGAAGGAGATTTGAACGCGCTTTCGCGCGAACAGCTTAAGGCGGTCCTGCCGAAGCTCAATCCAGAGCTGCTGCAAGTCGGCGATTTGTTCATCGATTCGAGTGAGTTGCAAGGTTCGAACTTGAGCCAAACGATTCTCTTTGCTCTGATTTTCCTTCTCATGGGCGAGCAACTTTTGGCCTATTCGGCAAGTTATCATCCTGCGCGACGGCAAGGAGGAGCGGCATGA
- a CDS encoding DUF58 domain-containing protein yields MSTVDTKRFLHPEAIKRISRLDLRARHIVEGFLAGMHRSPYFGQSVEFLQHRQYTTGDDLRHVDWKVWAKQDRLYVKQFEEETNLRSVLLCDVSHSMQYGNGPLNKYEYACTAAVSLAYLLLRQQDAVGCLAFDEASRAAIPMRTKRSHLNSIIQALAVSEPRQKTDLAKILRHAAETFHHRGLMILISDLFVPREGLIKGIKLLRQRGHDLMLLHVLDDDELDFPFSGPTRFEGLESSDHLTCNPRALRDGYLDALQSYLDEIRRACAQHGCDYRLTRTSEPLDAVLAHFISNRLGMQRRT; encoded by the coding sequence ATGTCCACCGTCGACACCAAACGCTTCCTCCACCCTGAGGCGATCAAGCGCATCTCGCGGCTCGACCTGAGGGCGCGGCATATCGTCGAAGGTTTCCTGGCGGGCATGCATCGCAGTCCATACTTTGGCCAATCGGTCGAGTTCTTGCAGCACCGCCAATATACCACGGGCGACGACCTACGGCACGTCGATTGGAAAGTGTGGGCCAAGCAAGATCGGTTGTACGTGAAGCAGTTCGAGGAGGAAACGAACCTGCGGAGCGTGCTGCTGTGCGATGTTTCGCACAGCATGCAATACGGCAACGGGCCGCTGAACAAATACGAATATGCCTGCACAGCCGCGGTGAGCTTGGCCTATCTACTGTTACGGCAACAGGATGCGGTCGGCTGCCTGGCGTTCGACGAAGCCTCACGGGCGGCGATTCCCATGCGCACCAAGCGCAGTCATTTGAATTCGATCATTCAGGCGCTAGCGGTCAGCGAACCGAGGCAAAAGACCGACCTGGCGAAAATTCTGCGCCATGCCGCCGAGACATTTCACCACCGCGGTCTGATGATCCTGATTTCCGATCTGTTCGTGCCGCGAGAAGGCCTGATTAAAGGCATCAAGTTATTGCGTCAACGCGGGCATGACCTCATGCTGCTGCATGTGCTGGACGACGACGAGCTTGATTTCCCATTTTCGGGGCCAACCCGATTTGAAGGGCTGGAATCGTCCGATCACCTCACTTGCAACCCGCGCGCCTTGCGAGACGGCTACCTCGACGCATTGCAATCGTATCTCGACGAAATCCGCCGCGCCTGCGCCCAACATGGTTGCGACTACCGCCTGACACGCACCAGCGAACCGCTCGACGCCGTGCTAGCGCATTTTATCAGCAACCGCTTAGGAATGCAGCGGCGAACCTAA
- a CDS encoding MoxR family ATPase gives MSDNSTSQHDSHAIRKLNEAREKILQQLSQVIVGQNQVIEELLISLFSRSHCLLEGVPGLAKTLMISTLARALNLSFSRIQFTPDLMPADITGTEIIEENRTTGSREFRFLEGALFANVILADEINRTPPKTQAALLEAMQERQVTVGRVRHQLADPFFVLATQNPIEQEGTYPLPEAQQDRFMFKIFVKYPSFGEEFEIARRTTAAMADHIVPVLTADEIIHLQKIVREVPVTDHVIRYALSLVRQTRVGEPGVPDFVGDQVAWGAGPRSVQFLILGGKARALLHGRTHVSTDDIQALAKPVLRHRLVVNFSAESEGIGPDDIVDRLLDITPTKEDELTADSRFQKIFAS, from the coding sequence ATGTCAGACAATTCAACCAGCCAACACGACTCGCACGCGATTCGCAAGCTAAACGAAGCCCGCGAGAAAATTCTACAGCAGCTTTCTCAAGTCATCGTCGGTCAGAACCAGGTGATCGAAGAACTGTTGATTTCCCTCTTCAGCCGCAGCCATTGCTTGCTGGAAGGCGTCCCAGGGTTGGCGAAGACCCTGATGATTAGCACGCTGGCGCGGGCGCTCAACTTATCGTTCAGCCGCATCCAGTTCACACCCGACTTGATGCCTGCCGACATTACGGGCACGGAGATCATCGAAGAAAACCGCACCACCGGCAGCCGCGAGTTTCGGTTTCTGGAAGGAGCGCTGTTCGCGAATGTGATTTTGGCGGACGAAATCAATCGCACTCCGCCCAAGACGCAGGCCGCGCTGCTCGAAGCAATGCAAGAGCGACAAGTAACGGTCGGACGCGTTCGGCATCAGCTTGCCGACCCGTTCTTTGTGTTGGCCACGCAGAACCCAATCGAGCAAGAAGGAACTTATCCGCTGCCGGAAGCCCAGCAGGATCGGTTCATGTTCAAAATCTTTGTGAAGTATCCCAGTTTCGGCGAGGAATTCGAAATTGCTCGGCGGACGACGGCGGCGATGGCCGACCACATCGTGCCGGTGTTAACCGCCGACGAGATCATTCACCTGCAAAAAATAGTTCGCGAAGTGCCGGTGACCGACCATGTCATTCGCTATGCGCTGTCGTTGGTGCGGCAAACTCGGGTGGGCGAACCAGGCGTGCCCGATTTTGTCGGCGATCAGGTTGCGTGGGGCGCTGGACCAAGATCGGTGCAGTTTCTGATTCTCGGCGGCAAGGCTCGTGCGCTGCTGCATGGCCGGACGCACGTTTCGACCGACGATATTCAAGCGCTCGCCAAGCCCGTGCTGCGGCATCGGTTGGTGGTGAATTTTTCGGCCGAAAGCGAAGGTATCGGCCCCGATGACATCGTCGATCGACTCCTGGACATTACTCCGACCAAGGAAGATGAATTAACGGCCGATTCGCGGTTTCAGAAGATATTTGCCTCCTAG
- a CDS encoding terpene cyclase/mutase family protein encodes MGFDEHDRKRMAEGDGTGKGASQDQSRSVCTGAAEVMNGRKASHPRSGQTGRIDPMNRNLQIIAMVAAVVIAVLWPRDAWATAKKDPRIDRCISRGLEWIANTQSRLGHWSANDGRYPTAMTALAGIALLQEGSTTTQGKYAQNIRRAVDYLSSRSRANGLIGDPTRDDRYTYGHGYSMLFLSQVLGEEEDAARRNELVEVLTKAVEFCGRAQTDDGGWGYVSAKDGGGFDEGSTTITQVQGLRGCRNAGISVPNEIIEKAIKYIHKCTGDDGAVQYSSKGGGPRPAITAAAIACLYNAGDYDDRFVPKMFSYAEKNLSNISNQSFGHWHYAHYYYAQVKYREGGENWGKYRDQIYPRLINESSEDRSGVYWTQGHVGTIYTTAVNLTILQLDKNILPIYQR; translated from the coding sequence ATGGGATTTGACGAACACGATCGAAAACGCATGGCAGAAGGCGACGGAACCGGAAAAGGCGCCAGTCAAGATCAATCGAGATCCGTTTGCACCGGCGCAGCCGAAGTAATGAATGGTCGGAAAGCCTCTCATCCGCGATCGGGGCAGACCGGAAGGATAGATCCCATGAATCGGAATTTACAGATCATCGCCATGGTCGCCGCCGTGGTCATTGCCGTGCTGTGGCCCCGCGATGCCTGGGCGACGGCCAAGAAAGACCCTCGCATCGATCGCTGCATTTCTCGCGGCTTGGAGTGGATTGCCAATACTCAATCGCGCCTCGGCCACTGGTCGGCCAACGACGGCCGCTATCCGACGGCAATGACGGCGCTGGCGGGAATTGCGCTGCTACAAGAAGGCTCGACAACCACGCAAGGGAAATACGCGCAGAACATACGCCGCGCGGTCGATTACCTCTCTAGCCGCAGTCGCGCGAATGGTCTGATCGGCGACCCGACGCGCGACGACCGCTACACCTACGGGCACGGCTATTCGATGCTGTTCCTCTCGCAAGTACTGGGAGAAGAGGAAGATGCGGCCCGTCGCAACGAGCTGGTCGAAGTGCTGACCAAGGCCGTCGAATTCTGTGGCCGCGCCCAAACCGACGACGGCGGCTGGGGCTACGTCAGCGCCAAAGACGGCGGCGGATTCGACGAAGGCTCGACCACCATCACACAAGTCCAGGGGCTGCGCGGCTGCAGAAACGCGGGAATTTCCGTGCCGAATGAAATTATCGAAAAGGCGATCAAGTATATTCACAAATGCACGGGCGACGACGGCGCAGTACAGTACAGTTCCAAAGGCGGCGGGCCGCGACCGGCCATTACGGCGGCGGCGATTGCTTGCCTCTACAACGCCGGCGACTATGACGATCGATTTGTCCCTAAGATGTTCAGTTACGCGGAAAAGAATCTCAGCAACATTTCCAATCAGAGCTTTGGCCATTGGCATTATGCCCACTACTACTACGCGCAAGTGAAATATCGCGAAGGAGGAGAGAATTGGGGCAAGTACCGCGATCAGATCTACCCACGATTAATCAACGAGTCGTCCGAAGATCGCAGCGGCGTATACTGGACGCAAGGACACGTTGGGACGATCTACACCACGGCCGTGAATCTCACCATTTTGCAACTTGACAAAAATATCCTACCAATTTACCAGCGATAG